In one window of Desulfarculaceae bacterium DNA:
- the rny gene encoding ribonuclease Y produces the protein MSTPLALAGIILALLLGVALGYIIRLRQAASRLESVEALSQKMVDDARRESETLKKEALLQAKDQLYQMKLELEAETKERRAELASMEKRLDKKEETLDRKSSHLDEREDDYHKRDTELTQMRSDAEARLGEYEKMVAEEKATLERIAAMTQDQAKAELISTIESQARHESAKTLVRIEAETKEASQKKAQEILALACKRYAGDYAVEKTVSVVALPNDEMKGRIIGREGRNIRAIEAATGIDLIIDDTPEAVIISGFNPLRREVARRSLERLISDGRIHPARIEEVVKKIETEVEASVKEAGEQATFDVGVHGIHPEIVKLIGRLRYRSSYAQNVLVHSLEVAFLCGIMASELGLDTQAAKRAGLLHDIGKAVDHEIEGPHAVIGADLARRYGEKPHIVHALAAHHEDVAPDSVLDVLVQAADALSGARPGARREMLESYVKRLEDLERIATVHEGVANAYAIQAGRELRIVLEAEKTNDDLALMLSHDVARKIEEELMYPGQIKVTVIRETRAVDYAK, from the coding sequence ATGTCTACACCCCTTGCCTTGGCCGGGATAATTCTGGCCCTCCTGCTCGGGGTGGCGCTCGGTTACATCATCCGCTTGCGGCAAGCGGCCAGCCGGCTGGAGTCGGTGGAGGCCCTGAGCCAAAAGATGGTGGACGACGCCCGCCGCGAATCCGAGACCCTGAAAAAAGAAGCCCTCTTGCAGGCCAAGGACCAGCTCTACCAGATGAAGCTGGAGCTGGAAGCCGAGACCAAGGAGCGCCGCGCCGAGCTGGCCTCCATGGAAAAGCGCCTGGACAAGAAGGAGGAGACCCTCGACCGCAAGAGCTCTCACCTGGACGAGCGCGAGGACGACTACCACAAGCGCGACACCGAGCTGACCCAGATGCGCAGTGACGCCGAGGCCCGCCTCGGCGAATACGAGAAGATGGTGGCCGAGGAAAAGGCCACCCTGGAGCGCATCGCGGCCATGACCCAGGACCAGGCCAAGGCCGAGCTCATCTCCACCATCGAGTCCCAGGCCCGCCACGAGAGCGCCAAGACCCTGGTGCGCATCGAGGCCGAGACCAAGGAGGCCTCCCAGAAGAAGGCCCAGGAAATCCTGGCCCTGGCCTGTAAGCGCTATGCCGGCGATTACGCGGTGGAAAAGACCGTGAGCGTGGTGGCGCTGCCCAACGACGAGATGAAGGGCCGCATCATCGGCCGCGAGGGCCGCAACATCCGGGCCATCGAGGCGGCCACGGGCATCGACCTGATCATCGACGACACCCCCGAGGCGGTGATCATCAGCGGCTTCAACCCCCTCCGGCGCGAGGTGGCCCGCCGCTCCCTGGAGCGCCTCATCTCCGACGGCCGCATCCACCCCGCGCGCATCGAGGAGGTGGTCAAGAAGATCGAGACCGAGGTGGAGGCCAGCGTGAAGGAAGCCGGCGAGCAGGCCACCTTCGACGTGGGCGTGCACGGCATCCACCCCGAGATCGTTAAGCTGATCGGCCGCTTGCGCTACCGCTCCTCCTACGCCCAGAACGTGCTGGTCCACTCCCTGGAGGTGGCCTTCCTCTGCGGCATCATGGCCTCCGAGCTGGGCCTGGACACCCAGGCCGCCAAGCGGGCGGGCCTGCTGCACGACATCGGCAAGGCGGTGGACCACGAGATCGAAGGCCCCCACGCGGTGATTGGCGCGGACCTGGCCCGGCGCTACGGCGAAAAGCCCCACATCGTCCACGCCCTGGCCGCCCACCACGAGGACGTGGCCCCGGATAGCGTGCTGGATGTGCTGGTGCAGGCGGCCGACGCCCTGAGCGGCGCCCGCCCCGGCGCCCGCCGCGAGATGCTCGAGTCCTACGTCAAGCGCCTGGAAGACCTGGAGCGCATCGCCACGGTGCACGAGGGCGTGGCCAACGCCTACGCCATCCAGGCCGGCCGCGAGCTGCGCATCGTGCTGGAGGCGGAAAAGACCAACGACGACCTGGCCCTCATGCTCTCCCACGACGTGGCCCGCAAGATCGAGGAAGAGCTGATGTACCCCGGCCAGATCAAGGTCACGGTCATCCGCGAAACCCGCGCCGTGGACTACGCCAAGTAG
- a CDS encoding cell division protein ZapA: MPKAVTVEILGNEYVLRSDAGEERVRQVAALLNDRLNEVLATTNTSSTLAAAVLAALNITHELLQLQDQQEKLSQEIEAKTERLLKMIEERKA, from the coding sequence TTGCCCAAGGCGGTTACCGTAGAGATACTCGGCAACGAGTACGTCCTGCGCTCCGACGCGGGCGAGGAAAGGGTCCGCCAAGTAGCGGCCTTGCTCAACGACCGGCTCAACGAGGTGCTGGCCACCACCAACACCTCCTCGACTCTGGCGGCCGCGGTGCTGGCCGCCCTGAACATAACTCACGAGCTCCTGCAACTACAGGATCAGCAGGAGAAACTGTCTCAGGAGATCGAGGCGAAAACCGAAAGACTCCTCAAGATGATTGAGGAGCGGAAGGCTTAG
- the zapB gene encoding cell division protein ZapB, with the protein MDLNTFNLLEKKIEELLGRLSELSGENGELRGRLEEKDKELAEMNQLLAEGDAERDQVRKRVEQLLAKLETL; encoded by the coding sequence ATGGACCTCAACACGTTCAACCTGCTTGAGAAAAAGATAGAAGAGCTTCTGGGCCGCCTGAGCGAGCTGAGTGGAGAAAACGGCGAGCTGCGCGGCCGTCTGGAAGAAAAAGACAAGGAACTGGCCGAGATGAATCAGCTCCTGGCCGAAGGCGACGCCGAACGGGACCAGGTGCGCAAACGGGTGGAACAACTCTTGGCCAAGTTGGAGACATTATAG
- the glmS gene encoding glutamine--fructose-6-phosphate transaminase (isomerizing), translating into MCGIIGYLGPGEAPEVIMDGLARLEYRGYDSAGLAVVTPEGDFAVRRAEGKLSRLADKLAKDPLSGHLGMGHTRWATHGRPSETNAHPHLHGDVAVVHNGIIENYLELKQELTQAGHNFVSETDTEIAAVLIADERRKGSGLEAAVRRALGRIRGSYALVILDRAQPGLIIGARKDSPLVLGLGEPGEFFLASDVPAFLAHSNRVVFLHDGDLVVIRDGEYAISDLAGKLQERPVDTISWSPAMAEKAGYKHFMQKEIFEQPRALVDTIGGRAKAGEDDVFLPDLGLTPEDLKGIKRLVLLACGTSWHAALVGKFWLEGLARIPAEVDLGSEFRYRDPLVGPGDLVVAISQSGETADTLAALREATGKGAKAVAICNVVGSTLTREAAGVVYTHAGPEIGVASTKAFTTQLVVLYMLAVHLGRVRGALDSEQGRELINDLVSLPGLLQQTLENEEAVREVAEKYAQATDFLYLGRGLCYPIALEGALKLKEISYIHAEGYPAGEMKHGPIALIDQEMPVVVLANKNDVLEKVLSNMQEVRARQGQLIALTEADNQAACGLADAVIGVPHCPPLLAPVVLTVPLQLLAYHVAVIRGTDVDQPRNLAKSVTVE; encoded by the coding sequence ATGTGCGGCATTATCGGCTACCTGGGGCCCGGCGAGGCGCCGGAGGTCATCATGGACGGCCTGGCCCGCCTGGAGTACCGGGGCTATGACAGCGCCGGGCTGGCCGTGGTCACCCCGGAAGGCGATTTCGCGGTGCGCCGGGCCGAGGGCAAGCTCAGCCGCCTGGCCGACAAGTTGGCCAAGGATCCGTTGAGCGGCCACCTGGGCATGGGCCACACCCGCTGGGCCACCCACGGCCGCCCCAGCGAGACCAACGCCCACCCCCATCTGCACGGCGACGTGGCCGTGGTGCACAACGGCATCATCGAGAACTACCTGGAGCTCAAGCAGGAGCTGACCCAGGCGGGGCACAACTTCGTCTCCGAGACCGACACCGAGATCGCGGCGGTGCTCATCGCCGATGAGCGGCGCAAGGGCAGCGGCCTGGAGGCGGCGGTGCGCCGGGCCCTGGGGCGCATCCGGGGCTCCTACGCCCTGGTCATCCTGGACCGCGCCCAGCCCGGCCTGATCATCGGGGCGCGCAAGGACTCGCCCCTGGTGCTGGGCCTGGGCGAGCCGGGCGAGTTTTTCCTGGCCTCGGACGTGCCCGCCTTTTTGGCCCACTCCAACCGGGTGGTTTTCCTACACGACGGCGATCTGGTGGTGATCCGGGACGGCGAGTACGCCATCAGCGACCTGGCGGGCAAGCTCCAGGAGCGCCCGGTGGACACCATCTCCTGGTCCCCGGCCATGGCCGAGAAGGCCGGGTACAAGCACTTCATGCAAAAGGAGATCTTCGAGCAGCCCCGCGCCCTGGTGGACACCATCGGCGGCCGGGCCAAGGCCGGCGAGGACGACGTGTTCCTGCCCGACCTGGGGCTCACCCCCGAAGACCTCAAGGGAATCAAGCGCCTGGTGCTTTTGGCCTGCGGCACCTCCTGGCACGCCGCCCTGGTGGGCAAGTTCTGGCTCGAGGGCCTGGCCCGCATTCCGGCCGAGGTGGACCTGGGCAGCGAGTTCCGCTACCGCGACCCCCTGGTGGGGCCCGGCGACCTGGTGGTGGCCATCAGCCAGTCCGGCGAGACCGCCGACACCCTGGCCGCCTTGCGCGAGGCCACGGGCAAGGGCGCCAAGGCCGTGGCCATCTGCAACGTGGTGGGCTCCACCCTCACCCGCGAGGCCGCTGGCGTGGTCTACACCCACGCCGGGCCCGAGATCGGGGTGGCTTCCACCAAGGCCTTCACCACCCAGCTGGTGGTGCTCTACATGCTGGCCGTGCATCTGGGCCGGGTGCGCGGCGCTCTGGATAGCGAGCAAGGCCGCGAGCTTATCAACGACCTGGTAAGCCTGCCCGGCCTGCTGCAACAGACCCTGGAAAACGAGGAAGCGGTGCGCGAGGTGGCCGAGAAATACGCCCAGGCCACCGACTTTTTGTACCTGGGCCGGGGGCTCTGCTACCCCATCGCCCTGGAAGGCGCGCTCAAGCTCAAGGAGATAAGCTACATCCACGCCGAGGGCTACCCCGCCGGCGAGATGAAACACGGGCCCATCGCCCTGATCGACCAGGAGATGCCCGTGGTGGTTTTAGCCAACAAGAACGACGTGTTGGAGAAGGTGCTCTCCAACATGCAGGAGGTGCGCGCCCGCCAAGGACAGCTCATCGCCCTCACCGAAGCGGACAACCAGGCGGCCTGCGGCCTGGCCGACGCGGTCATCGGGGTGCCTCACTGCCCGCCCCTGCTGGCCCCGGTGGTGCTCACGGTGCCCTTGCAGCTTTTGGCCTATCACGTGGCCGTGATCCGGGGGACCGACGTGGATCAGCCGCGCAATTTGGCCAAGAGCGTCACCGTGGAGTGA